A portion of the Cellulophaga algicola DSM 14237 genome contains these proteins:
- a CDS encoding DUF1972 domain-containing protein produces the protein MSSKERVAIIGTVGIPAKYGGFETLANYLVDELHTRFNFTVYCSKYNYDNKVKSYNNAKLIYLPLNANGKSSIVYDAISILHSLFYSDTLLILGVSGAFMIPFVRIFSNKKIITNIDGLEWKRNKWGRLAKKYLKWQESIAVKYSHNVIVDNQGIREHVKLNYNKKSTLITYGSNHAFFEILMPETIIKYELPKEYAFKVCRIEPENNIELILATFSKCNKNIVIIGNWNSSRYGEKLKLKYSPFDNIWILDPIYDQKILNQIRSNCTIYIHGHSAGGTNPSLVEAMYLGLPIIAFNVNYNKFTMNNLSYYFSNEDDLLKILNKLEKEKLKLIGIDLKTFAESNYTWSKIANEYSKLF, from the coding sequence ATGAGTTCTAAAGAAAGAGTAGCAATTATAGGTACTGTCGGAATACCTGCTAAATATGGGGGGTTTGAAACTTTGGCAAATTATCTTGTTGATGAATTACATACTAGATTCAATTTTACTGTCTATTGCAGTAAGTACAATTATGATAATAAAGTGAAGAGTTATAATAACGCAAAACTTATATATCTCCCTTTAAATGCTAACGGAAAGTCTAGTATCGTTTACGACGCCATATCAATACTTCACTCATTATTTTATTCTGATACATTACTAATTCTAGGAGTTAGTGGAGCATTTATGATACCTTTTGTTAGAATATTCTCTAATAAAAAAATCATAACAAATATTGATGGTTTAGAATGGAAAAGAAACAAATGGGGACGACTAGCAAAAAAATATCTGAAATGGCAAGAAAGTATAGCTGTCAAATACAGCCATAATGTTATCGTAGATAATCAAGGAATTAGAGAGCACGTTAAATTGAACTATAATAAAAAAAGCACATTAATTACATATGGCTCAAATCATGCTTTTTTTGAAATATTGATGCCCGAAACTATTATAAAATATGAACTTCCTAAAGAATATGCTTTTAAAGTTTGCCGAATTGAACCTGAAAATAACATTGAATTAATATTAGCAACATTTTCAAAGTGTAATAAGAATATAGTGATTATAGGTAACTGGAATTCTAGTAGATATGGAGAAAAACTGAAATTGAAATATTCTCCATTTGATAATATATGGATTCTAGATCCAATATATGATCAGAAAATATTAAATCAAATTAGAAGTAATTGCACTATTTATATTCACGGACATAGTGCTGGAGGAACTAACCCATCTTTGGTAGAAGCAATGTATTTGGGTCTTCCAATAATAGCATTTAATGTTAATTATAATAAGTTTACAATGAATAATTTAAGTTATTACTTTTCAAATGAAGATGATCTTTTGAAGATCTTAAATAAGTTAGAAAAAGAAAAATTGAAACTTATAGGAATTGACTTGAAAACTTTTGCAGAATCTAATTATACATGGAGTAAAATTGCGAATGAGTATTCAAAATTGTTTTAG
- a CDS encoding O-antigen ligase family protein: MIFNKSLNAIKYINLTQKYVLILSLIGLLLPENISSFILILFVFFSLIKIIIENKINYKLNKIYYIYLGFFAIFILSCFFSNETQIAFRSLQKNIVWLVLPILFSLSVSLNEREKFYILLKFALISQAYAIFIFLSACYKFYNGGEINVFFYDDLTTIINFHPVYFSLYLLFSLSTIIVGYQKNVFKCSIYLILLLFIFDSFLLILLSSKNILLIFFILSIFFVFKHYNNRNWFVITFILLIFMFKSSITGQRFQDSIFSKWELLSKNTYSYDDEFTGVTLRLITWKLVISSMNHEDYILGIGSGDSQNFIDNTYKKYKMDGAGYLGYNMHNQFLEYFLRFGIVGISLYSVILFVSFKKAIEDRNFLYLIFLFSFSSLSLTESNLQVHRGLVYFVLFNSLFYFSNTPKKISI; the protein is encoded by the coding sequence ATGATATTTAATAAAAGTTTAAATGCTATTAAATATATTAATTTAACTCAGAAATATGTTTTAATTCTTTCATTAATTGGTTTATTATTACCAGAAAACATTAGTAGTTTTATTCTAATTTTATTTGTATTTTTTTCTTTAATTAAAATAATTATTGAAAATAAAATTAATTATAAATTAAACAAAATTTATTATATATATTTAGGATTCTTCGCAATATTTATATTAAGCTGTTTTTTTTCAAATGAGACTCAGATAGCTTTCAGATCACTTCAAAAAAATATTGTGTGGCTCGTACTTCCAATATTATTTTCATTATCGGTAAGTTTAAATGAGAGAGAAAAATTTTATATTTTATTAAAATTTGCCCTCATTAGCCAAGCATATGCAATTTTTATATTTTTATCTGCTTGCTATAAATTTTATAATGGAGGAGAAATAAACGTTTTCTTTTATGATGATTTAACAACCATTATAAATTTTCACCCAGTTTACTTTTCCTTATATCTCCTTTTTTCATTGTCAACTATAATTGTAGGGTATCAAAAAAATGTATTTAAATGTTCAATATACCTAATTCTACTACTATTTATTTTTGATAGTTTTTTATTAATACTGCTTTCTTCAAAAAATATTTTATTAATATTCTTTATTTTGTCAATATTTTTTGTTTTTAAACATTACAATAATCGCAATTGGTTTGTAATTACATTTATCCTATTAATATTTATGTTTAAATCCTCCATAACTGGACAAAGATTTCAAGATTCAATTTTCTCTAAATGGGAACTTCTTTCTAAAAACACTTATTCTTATGATGATGAATTTACAGGAGTAACATTGAGGTTAATTACATGGAAGCTAGTTATATCTAGTATGAATCATGAGGATTATATACTTGGAATTGGCTCAGGTGACAGCCAAAATTTTATAGACAACACCTACAAAAAATATAAAATGGATGGAGCAGGATACCTTGGATATAATATGCATAATCAATTTTTAGAATATTTTCTCAGGTTTGGAATTGTTGGAATCTCTCTTTACAGTGTTATATTATTTGTATCTTTTAAAAAAGCGATTGAAGACAGGAATTTTTTATATTTAATATTTTTATTTTCATTTTCATCCCTATCACTTACCGAATCTAACTTACAAGTTCACCGAGGCTTGGTTTATTTTGTATTGTTTAATTCGCTTTTTTATTTTTCAAATACACCTAAGAAAATTTCAATCTAA
- a CDS encoding O-antigen ligase family protein: MAGYLFSLKINDNKFILKTILIVAFIISIKHLITLASLNLKVIDIGQIRQNGGDASFIELFALILLIFRKRFNLLNVISSNKINNIFIIVILTSSLFYFSRTMILGFFTFYVSILGYTKFSKKAIKYSSITAITLIILYIILSSIKLDPTSSPAQSLLFKIRNAPSEVFESPKKYSPNNHKEIYEHWRAYEASNALNQMSGNPMNYLIGKGFGSLIDLKFMAPIGGLNGLRYIPHLHNGYIYIFFKTGCLGLLIYLLVLYSLYKKVYDNFKDKHKVIYSRIISGFALYFFFTTLIITGIYNLKEASVIFLGIFLYFAHKSSTNKKIYYDI; the protein is encoded by the coding sequence ATGGCTGGATACCTATTTAGTCTGAAAATTAATGACAATAAATTTATATTGAAAACTATATTAATAGTCGCCTTTATTATTTCAATCAAACACCTAATAACACTAGCCTCACTAAATTTAAAAGTAATAGATATTGGTCAAATAAGACAAAACGGAGGTGATGCTAGCTTTATAGAACTCTTCGCATTAATATTATTAATATTTAGAAAAAGATTTAATTTGTTGAATGTAATAAGCTCTAATAAAATAAACAATATTTTTATTATAGTTATTTTAACATCCTCTTTATTTTATTTTTCTAGGACAATGATCTTGGGTTTTTTTACATTTTATGTTTCTATTTTAGGATATACAAAGTTTTCTAAAAAAGCTATCAAATATTCAAGTATAACAGCAATAACCCTAATAATTTTATATATAATTTTATCATCTATAAAATTAGACCCTACAAGTTCACCTGCACAAAGCTTATTATTTAAGATTAGAAATGCACCATCTGAAGTATTTGAATCACCAAAAAAATATAGTCCAAATAATCATAAAGAAATTTATGAACATTGGAGAGCTTATGAAGCATCAAATGCGTTAAATCAGATGAGTGGTAATCCCATGAATTATTTAATAGGAAAGGGTTTTGGCTCCTTGATTGATTTAAAATTTATGGCTCCAATTGGGGGTCTTAATGGTCTTCGCTATATACCACACTTGCATAATGGTTATATATATATATTTTTTAAAACTGGTTGTCTCGGATTGCTAATATACCTCTTGGTACTTTATAGCTTATATAAAAAAGTTTATGACAATTTTAAGGATAAGCATAAAGTTATTTACTCAAGAATTATTTCTGGATTTGCCCTTTATTTTTTTTTTACAACATTAATAATTACCGGAATATATAACCTTAAAGAGGCATCGGTAATATTTTTAGGCATATTTTTATACTTCGCTCATAAATCTAGTACAAACAAAAAAATATATTATGATATTTAA
- a CDS encoding acyltransferase has product MKIDKLISKIKGDSNYKIQSEYSNIELFKVLYYRFFQVARGSWSKLTFIKTSGIFFKGKNIKIRHSQLFSAGKNLILGDYVFIDALSENGITLGNNVTIERNSIIVCTGVISNKGKGIMIGNNCGINANTFIGGQGGVRIGNHVIMGPGVKVFSENHRFDGIGNINQQGETRIGVEIKDNCWLGSGAIVLDGVTLGSKTVVAAGSVVTKSFNGNCIIGGIPAKIIKKL; this is encoded by the coding sequence ATGAAGATAGATAAATTAATATCGAAAATAAAAGGAGATAGCAACTATAAAATTCAATCAGAATATTCAAATATTGAATTGTTTAAAGTGCTATATTATCGTTTTTTTCAAGTCGCGAGAGGGTCTTGGTCTAAATTGACCTTTATTAAAACAAGTGGAATATTTTTTAAAGGAAAAAACATTAAAATTAGACACTCTCAATTGTTTAGTGCAGGAAAAAATTTAATTCTAGGGGACTACGTTTTCATAGATGCCTTATCTGAGAATGGAATTACATTGGGTAATAATGTAACCATTGAACGAAATTCTATTATCGTGTGTACAGGTGTTATTTCTAATAAAGGTAAAGGTATCATGATTGGAAATAATTGCGGGATAAATGCAAATACCTTTATAGGAGGTCAAGGGGGTGTTAGAATAGGAAATCACGTAATTATGGGACCAGGGGTTAAAGTGTTTTCTGAGAACCACAGATTTGATGGAATAGGCAACATAAATCAACAAGGAGAAACTAGAATAGGAGTTGAGATTAAAGATAACTGTTGGCTAGGCAGTGGAGCAATAGTTTTAGACGGAGTTACCTTAGGGAGTAAAACAGTGGTTGCAGCAGGAAGTGTAGTAACTAAAAGCTTTAACGGAAATTGTATAATTGGCGGAATACCTGCAAAAATTATAAAAAAATTATAA
- a CDS encoding glycosyltransferase family 4 protein, with the protein MKIGIDAKWFFDGPPSGRVVVKNIVKELLTYNKKDEFYLFLNKSDKNKPFPFLDNNVTLIYIKNINNALSNVFLLPQYSRKLKLDVILYQNFSAVLTRSKSINYIHDVLFLDFPEYYTLKERIYLWPIKYLSKFSNHIITISESEKKRIIRHNFMKKEAISVVYHGINKDYEQTHSQESIRIFKEKYNLPKKFILYFGRLNYRKNISTLLKSLKDIKDISLVIAGKADHEMANLKNAITKLNLEERVLFTGYIQDDDVIKLYASAHIFCFPSFAEGFGLPPLESMASGTPVIVSNTTSLPEICANAVLYINPNDATDIANKINTLLQDENMYLKLANLGKERAKKFSWETTAEQINNIFNIVGCNEDR; encoded by the coding sequence ATGAAAATAGGAATTGATGCAAAGTGGTTTTTTGATGGGCCTCCAAGTGGTAGAGTTGTGGTGAAAAATATTGTCAAAGAACTGTTAACCTATAACAAAAAAGATGAGTTTTATCTTTTTCTAAATAAATCAGATAAAAATAAACCTTTCCCATTTTTAGATAATAATGTTACACTGATTTACATTAAAAACATTAATAATGCACTTAGCAATGTTTTTTTACTTCCTCAATATTCAAGAAAACTAAAATTGGATGTAATTCTATACCAAAATTTTTCCGCTGTTTTAACTAGAAGTAAGAGTATTAATTATATACATGACGTATTATTCTTAGATTTTCCAGAATATTATACTCTCAAAGAAAGAATATATCTATGGCCAATAAAGTATCTTTCAAAATTTTCGAACCATATTATTACTATTTCAGAGAGTGAAAAAAAAAGAATTATAAGACATAACTTCATGAAAAAAGAGGCTATCTCTGTTGTATATCATGGAATAAACAAGGATTATGAACAGACGCATTCTCAAGAAAGTATTAGAATATTTAAGGAGAAATATAATCTCCCGAAGAAATTTATTTTGTATTTCGGTAGGTTAAATTACAGAAAAAATATTTCCACATTACTTAAGTCCTTAAAAGATATAAAGGATATATCTTTGGTTATAGCAGGAAAAGCAGACCATGAAATGGCTAATTTAAAAAACGCTATTACCAAACTTAACTTAGAAGAGAGAGTCTTATTTACTGGTTATATTCAAGATGATGATGTAATTAAACTATATGCTTCAGCACATATATTTTGTTTCCCGTCTTTTGCAGAAGGGTTCGGATTACCACCATTAGAATCTATGGCTTCAGGCACCCCCGTTATTGTATCCAACACTACTTCATTACCGGAAATATGTGCTAATGCAGTTTTATACATTAACCCTAATGATGCAACGGATATTGCAAATAAAATTAACACCCTTTTACAGGACGAAAATATGTATTTAAAATTAGCAAACCTTGGTAAGGAGCGTGCGAAAAAATTTAGTTGGGAAACTACAGCCGAACAAATAAATAATATATTTAATATTGTAGGGTGCAATGAAGATAGATAA
- a CDS encoding acyltransferase, whose amino-acid sequence MVAVFIKNIFKINFKTLIINFKYLPFTQAIYLPIFVSRKCNLLVLKGEIKIEGKISPGLVQIGYGKIGIFDKRYSRSVLEIKGKITFKGKARIGQGSKLSVGSKGHMILGNNLLVTAESSIVSHKKISIGDDVLISWDVLIMDTDFHSIYTENGEKINPNKDIVIGDRVWIGCRCLILKGSEIPNKSVIAANTVYSTNKLKENNSIIGGIPVRVIKERVTWEI is encoded by the coding sequence ATGGTAGCAGTTTTTATTAAGAATATATTCAAAATTAATTTTAAAACTTTAATTATTAATTTTAAGTACTTACCGTTTACGCAGGCTATTTATTTGCCAATTTTTGTTAGTAGAAAATGCAATTTGCTAGTCTTAAAAGGTGAAATTAAAATAGAAGGAAAGATAAGCCCCGGCTTGGTACAAATTGGTTATGGTAAAATTGGAATTTTTGACAAAAGATACTCTAGAAGTGTTTTAGAAATAAAAGGGAAAATTACATTTAAAGGCAAGGCAAGAATTGGACAAGGTAGCAAGCTATCAGTTGGCTCTAAAGGGCATATGATTCTGGGAAATAATTTACTCGTAACGGCAGAATCTTCAATTGTAAGTCATAAAAAAATTAGCATTGGAGACGATGTCTTAATTTCATGGGATGTTTTAATTATGGATACTGATTTTCATAGTATTTACACAGAGAATGGAGAAAAAATAAATCCCAATAAAGACATTGTTATTGGTGATAGGGTATGGATTGGCTGTCGTTGTTTAATTTTGAAAGGGTCAGAAATTCCAAATAAAAGTGTAATAGCTGCAAATACAGTCTATTCCACTAATAAATTGAAAGAAAATAATTCAATTATAGGAGGAATACCAGTAAGAGTTATTAAAGAAAGAGTAACTTGGGAAATATAA
- a CDS encoding glycosyltransferase family 2 protein: MNSLKVNIILVNYNTVPDTIECLESILKQDYKNYQVFLIDNSSKEKTIEELESWCKGDYMENIETNFPEYVYPLKTGSIPFISITENELVGNKKCEEKIILVKANKNDGFAAANNIALNHLNRNSIEEHICWLLNNDTVISPYSIGSLVDFYFLKEKPGIIGTSLMEYSDKTKIQAIGGLYNSISSKLRVPIDAEEFYASKQIKYPNGASMIVSKEYLNIVGSISEEYFLYFEELDWILKGRMKGFSPAFLVQELVYHKGGASTGKNSELADYYYLRGRLLVTLKFFKKYSLIVFAISLIMFPLNRILIGQIARIKILFKVFADLFGWLKGNELRKFRG; encoded by the coding sequence ATGAATAGTCTTAAAGTTAATATAATACTAGTTAATTATAATACAGTACCCGATACTATTGAGTGTTTGGAAAGCATATTAAAACAAGACTATAAAAACTACCAAGTGTTCCTTATTGATAACTCTAGTAAAGAAAAAACTATTGAGGAATTAGAGAGTTGGTGCAAAGGGGATTACATGGAAAATATTGAAACTAATTTTCCGGAATATGTTTACCCCTTAAAAACAGGCTCAATACCATTTATCTCTATTACTGAGAATGAGTTGGTAGGAAATAAAAAGTGTGAAGAAAAAATAATTCTTGTAAAAGCAAATAAAAATGATGGATTTGCTGCCGCTAATAACATTGCTCTAAATCATTTAAACCGTAATAGCATAGAGGAACATATTTGTTGGTTACTTAATAACGACACTGTAATAAGCCCTTACTCGATAGGTTCTTTAGTAGATTTTTATTTTCTTAAAGAAAAACCGGGAATTATAGGGACTTCCTTAATGGAATATAGTGATAAAACTAAAATACAGGCTATTGGGGGATTATATAATTCAATTTCATCTAAACTTAGAGTTCCAATAGATGCAGAGGAATTTTATGCCTCTAAACAGATTAAATACCCTAACGGAGCATCTATGATAGTTTCAAAGGAATATTTAAATATAGTTGGCAGTATAAGTGAGGAATATTTTCTTTATTTCGAAGAATTAGATTGGATTCTTAAAGGGAGAATGAAAGGTTTTTCTCCGGCATTTTTAGTTCAAGAATTAGTTTATCATAAAGGCGGAGCATCTACAGGAAAAAATAGTGAATTAGCTGATTATTACTATTTAAGGGGTAGATTATTGGTAACCTTGAAATTTTTTAAAAAATATAGTTTAATTGTATTTGCTATTTCCTTGATAATGTTTCCATTGAATAGAATTTTAATAGGCCAAATAGCTAGAATAAAAATTTTGTTTAAAGTTTTTGCTGATTTATTCGGTTGGCTAAAAGGAAATGAATTAAGAAAGTTTAGAGGTTAA
- a CDS encoding glycosyltransferase: MKSIFRLDYNLFIKQIKNIIFLISLSFTSKRTVIVGIAPLDWRMVFLRFLLKGHRVFYFTSWSDWSGKYYPKKKLNSCHFIRKTWRKFLEEDITGVFSVTNTGLKSLTKHYKIKVSTSVVYHSYKKLETHAIPTEFSDKIKLIYVGRLVKEKGIKELIELIKKLDPTKFSLTIVGAGELKPLVEKNAKEISNIEYKGFISSKKDLWKLFHAHDVQLLFSRKSDRWEELFGMVIIEAMANGVITISTNHSGPKEIIDHNINGFIIPDDSSLIENTKEILENKLSNLEYLKEQAEIKAVKYSAKNISFKWKSLLNE, translated from the coding sequence TTGAAAAGTATATTTAGATTAGATTATAATTTATTTATAAAACAAATAAAAAATATTATTTTTTTAATCAGTCTTTCTTTTACAAGTAAAAGAACGGTAATTGTGGGCATTGCTCCGCTCGATTGGAGAATGGTTTTTTTAAGATTTTTATTAAAAGGCCATAGAGTTTTTTATTTCACATCATGGTCAGATTGGAGTGGGAAATATTACCCAAAAAAGAAACTCAACTCATGTCATTTTATAAGGAAAACTTGGAGAAAGTTTTTGGAAGAGGATATTACAGGAGTTTTTTCAGTAACAAATACAGGTTTAAAAAGCCTAACAAAGCATTATAAAATAAAAGTATCAACAAGTGTTGTGTACCATTCTTACAAGAAATTAGAAACCCATGCTATACCAACAGAATTTTCCGATAAGATAAAACTAATTTATGTTGGTCGGTTGGTTAAAGAAAAAGGAATAAAAGAATTAATTGAATTAATAAAAAAACTAGATCCAACAAAATTTAGTTTAACAATTGTTGGTGCAGGAGAATTGAAGCCACTAGTTGAAAAGAATGCTAAAGAAATTAGCAATATAGAATACAAAGGCTTTATATCTTCTAAAAAAGACCTTTGGAAATTGTTTCACGCTCACGATGTACAATTACTCTTTTCTCGAAAATCTGATAGGTGGGAAGAACTCTTTGGGATGGTTATTATTGAAGCAATGGCAAATGGCGTTATTACTATCTCTACAAATCACTCTGGTCCAAAAGAGATAATTGACCACAATATAAACGGTTTTATTATTCCAGACGACAGCTCACTAATAGAAAACACAAAAGAGATTCTGGAAAATAAATTATCAAACTTAGAATATTTAAAAGAACAAGCTGAAATAAAGGCTGTTAAGTATTCTGCGAAGAATATATCTTTTAAATGGAAAAGCTTATTAAATGAATAG
- a CDS encoding flippase yields the protein MKKAKFSNIGKDKKVVLKNAGFLTIMQATNHLLPLMVLPYLSRILGPEKFGVIFFAQIFINYFMILSDYGFNFIGVRQIAQNRGNKKELNNIVSSIYNLRVLFGIIGFVILYIVVSSFSRFQEDKMIYFYTYGMVIGNILLPTWFFQGIEKMKYITILNFISKLGFTISIFFLINTQQDYIYVPLLNSVGYILSGIIGIGLLYKKYNISIFLVKWNRIKDQLKNGFSVFVSNLSITAYTSTNAFILGNMVSNDIMGYYGGAEKIIQPFKFLFSPIYNATYPYFSGLVVKNKSKALKEMKWGVFSSLIIGTILFVLILTFSEEIITLVLGKEFLSGLDIFYVFSILILITPVSYFLFNVVFLSLSLEKYSMKIYLFGGIFNIFILLGLIYFMGSPAIAAALSNVLTQVLNLVLASIVLINYLKKE from the coding sequence ATGAAAAAAGCGAAATTTAGTAATATTGGAAAAGATAAAAAAGTCGTACTTAAAAATGCTGGCTTTTTAACAATAATGCAAGCGACTAATCATTTGTTGCCATTAATGGTTTTACCTTATTTATCTAGAATTTTAGGTCCAGAAAAATTCGGAGTTATTTTTTTCGCTCAAATTTTTATAAATTATTTTATGATATTATCAGACTATGGTTTTAACTTTATTGGAGTTAGGCAAATAGCCCAAAATAGAGGAAACAAAAAGGAATTAAATAATATAGTTTCTTCTATTTATAATTTAAGAGTGCTATTTGGAATCATAGGATTTGTAATTTTATATATTGTAGTAAGCTCATTCTCTAGATTTCAAGAAGATAAAATGATTTATTTCTATACATACGGGATGGTTATAGGAAACATTTTATTACCTACTTGGTTTTTTCAAGGAATTGAAAAAATGAAGTATATAACTATTTTGAATTTTATATCAAAACTAGGTTTCACAATATCCATTTTCTTTCTAATTAATACCCAACAAGATTATATTTACGTACCATTATTAAATTCAGTAGGGTACATTTTATCCGGAATAATTGGAATCGGACTGTTATATAAAAAGTATAATATTTCTATTTTTTTAGTTAAATGGAATAGAATAAAAGACCAATTAAAAAATGGTTTTAGTGTTTTTGTTTCTAATTTAAGTATAACCGCATACACTAGTACAAATGCTTTTATTTTAGGAAATATGGTTAGTAATGATATAATGGGGTACTACGGAGGAGCAGAAAAAATAATTCAACCTTTTAAATTTTTATTTTCCCCGATATACAATGCAACATATCCATATTTTTCGGGTCTTGTTGTTAAAAATAAAAGTAAGGCCTTAAAAGAGATGAAATGGGGTGTTTTTAGCTCTTTAATTATAGGCACGATACTATTTGTTTTAATCCTTACTTTTTCTGAGGAAATTATAACATTAGTTTTAGGTAAGGAATTCTTAAGTGGATTAGATATCTTTTATGTTTTTTCAATTCTTATTTTGATTACGCCAGTATCTTACTTTTTGTTTAATGTAGTTTTCCTTTCACTTTCCTTAGAAAAATATTCGATGAAAATTTATTTATTTGGAGGTATATTTAACATATTCATTCTCTTAGGTTTAATTTATTTTATGGGATCTCCTGCAATTGCTGCAGCCTTATCAAATGTGTTAACCCAAGTGTTAAATTTGGTTTTAGCATCAATCGTTTTAATAAATTATTTAAAAAAAGAATAA